GGCGGAGCCAAAGGTCTACATCATAGATGTGGCCACATTTGGGTCTACCTGTTCCCCGTCTTCAGCCCAATTCATCAAAAATCTCAACGCCCAAGAGCTCGCTTCAGAGTATCCTCGCGCAGCAGTAGCCATTGCAAACAACACCTACGTAGATGACTACTTGGGCAGTTTCATGTCGATTGATGAAGCTGTGGAAGTCGTAAATGAGATAAAGCTGGTGCATTCCAAGGGCGGTTTCACGCTACGACGCTTCTTGTCCAACGAAGCAGAAGTTTTGCGAGGAATCGCAGAATTCGCTGAAATCGAAGACAAGGTTCTCACCCTGGAGAGAGGGGAGAAATCAGAATCGGTGCTGGGAATCAAATGGCTGCCAAAAGACGACGTTTTCATCTATTCATTTGCACTTCGAGATGACCTCAAACAAATTCTGAACGAGCAGCACATTCCTACAAAACGCGAGGTCCTCAAAGTAGTAATGAGCTTATTTGACCCCCTCGGTTTCATCTCGTTCTTTTTAGTGCATGGGAAAATCATCATGCAGGATATCTGGGCCCGAGGAACGCAGTGGGACGAAAATATTCCGCAAGATCTCAACGTGCGATGGCGAGAATGGACTAATCTATTCCCAGACTTAGGCAAAGTACGAATTCCGCGATGTTACTTTCCATCTCCATTCCCAAAGAATCTCGAGAACCTGCAAATACATGTCTTCGTAGACGCGAGTGAGGCCGCTTTCTCCAGCGTGGCCTATTTTCGCTTGGAGATGGATGGAGTGGTTCAAGTTGCTTTGATCGGATCCAAAACTAAGGTGGCTCCGCTCAAGACGGTCTCAATTCCTCGACTCGAACTGAAATCAGCCGTGCTAGGAACACGTCTCCTGAATACAATATCAAGCCAACACACCTTTCGCATAGGCCACCGATACATGTGGAGCGACGCCGGAGTCTGCCTAGCGTGGATTCGTTCCAAGGATCACCGAAAATACCACCAATTTGTTTCCGTACGGGTCGGTGAAATTCTAATGTCAACCGATCCCAGAGACTGGAGATGGGTTCCTTCAAAAATGAACGTGGCCGATCAAGCAACCAAGTGGAAAGAAGGACCACAGCTATCGATGCAGAATCCATGGTTCCGGGCACCAGAATTCCTGTACGAACCCGAGAAACGATGGCCGAAAGAGCGCACTGTCCAGACAACAAGTGAAGACCTTCGAACAGTACACTTAAACCTTGGGCACTTCTCTCCAAATCCTGCAATCATCGACACAACTCGCTTCGATTCCTGGATTAAATTGCTTCGAACCACGGCCTTCACGTTTCGTTATATTGACAACTTCAAACGGGACCTGGTCGACGAACCATTGGAGCTTGGATTGCTCACCCAGAAAGAGCTCGAACGTGCTGAACGCCTGCTTTGGAGAATCGCTCAAGCAGAATCATATCCCGAGGAGATTGCACTACTTTCTGAAACACAAGGTCCCCCTGAAAGTCGTCACCGTGTCGTCAAGAAATCCAGCAAAATCTACAAGTATTGGCCATTCCTGGACGAGGATGGTGTTTTGCGAATGCGCGGCCGTATCGGTGCTGCACCATTCGCACCGACAGAAGCTAAGTTTCCCACGATTCTCCCCAGAAAGAACTATATTACATTTTTGATCGTCGACAGGTATCATCGTAGTTTCCGACACGCAAATCGGGAAACCATCGTCAACGAGATCCGGCAACGTTACGAAATTCCCAAGCTGAGGTCCCTCGTCTACAAGGTGGCGCAGAAGTGTTCCTGGTGTCAGGTGATGAAGGCCAGGCCAAGACCTCCAGCCATGGCACCACTTCCAAAATTTCGGCTGACAGCATTCGTGCGCCCTTTCACATCTGTAGGCTTAGACTATTTCGGGCCAGTTCTCGTAAAGGTTGGCAGACGCAATGAAAAACGCTGGGTGGCCCTTTTCACGTGCCTGACCATCCGTGCTGTACATTTAGAGGTGGTTCATTCGCTAAGCACGGAATCCTGTATAATGGCAGTTCGCCGTTTCGTTGCGCGTCGTGGTCCGCCGAAGGAGTTCTGGACGGACAACGCTACCTGCTTCCAAGGTGCCAGCAACATATTGAAAGAGGAAATTGCCGCTAAGACGAACGCCCTTGCTCTCACGTTTACCAGCGCCGAAACTAGCTGGAAGTTTATCCCACCTGCCACTCCGCACATGGGCGGGGCGTGGGAAAGGTTAGTCCGCTCAGTCAAGGTAGCGAGCGGTGCTATCTTGGAAACATCTCGTAAACCGGACGACGAAACGTTGGAAACCATCCTGTACGAAGCCGAAGCAATGATCAACAGTCGACCGCTCACCTACATTCCGTTGGAGTCGGCCGACCAAGAGGCGTTGACCCCAAACCACTTTATATTGGGCAGTTCAACTGGAGCGAAGATTCTACCGACGGAACCTATAGACTACCGAACAACACTCCGCAGCAGCTGGAAACTAGCGCAATACATAACAGACCAATTCTGGACGAGATGGCTTAAGGAATATTTGCCCATGATATCTCGTAGAACAAAATGGTTTGAAGAAACTAAAGATCTGGAAGTCGGTGATCTGGTCATGATGCCCGACGGGGCGGTAAGGAACAGGTGGACTCGAGGTAGAGTGCAGCAAGTATTTCCTGGACGTGACGGCAGAGTTAGAGAGGTCATTGTTCGAACGACTTCAGGTACCCTCAGGAAGGCTGCATCGAAATTGGCTGTTTTGGACGTCGTCGAAAGGTGTGAACCTGACGCAATGGTTCCAGACTTGCACCAAGGTTCACGGGCGGGGGAATGTGACGACGGGGTCCCTCGTCGCCGCAACACTGCTCAACGCGACGCTGCACTGACTGATGAAATTGACAGACGGCAGGAAGAACTGTCTCCAGTGAAGAAACGTCAGGTGGATATAGTGTAAAATCATTCCTACACAAGACGTAGATTTTCGATTGTGTctttattctcaaaaattgtACCTATATCGGCTACGGCAGTAAATCAAAACTTTGCTTATATTCCTTACCATTTATTCACCCATTCGGGATATACATTGTAAGTATTTCGACTGAATAACTGCTTATATACAGCTAACAGTAATTATTGCATAGGCAAAGGAAAACGCGTGGTAGACATTAGCCGACTCACTTCCATTCAACTTAAAGTTCGCACCAAAAattgtaagcatttttgaattaaattaccCTGTTCTGAACtgacaaatacatattttgcaGCTTGAAGCTGATCCCTAAATTTTGCGTCTGCTGTCTAGAATTGGTGATCGAACCTCCCTCGAACTTAACAATGTGATTGAGACGAAActtgtataaattttttgtttgctaaAATGTTCGCGAGAAAGGTTTTGAAACTATTCGACCATACATaactctttttattattttcttaccttaaattgcttaaaaaaaaataaaaaaaaaatgataaaataacagttttgagtcaacttttaaactttgtatgtaatttgatcattttggatTTGCTGGTAAACAATTCTCcagaattttccaaaattaaaaaaaaaattcaaaaccgtCAGGACATGgggtaataaatttataaaaaaaaataaataaaactaccAATGATACGTCAGAAATGTTGAAGACCATACCattaattaattataaaaatgttatgGAGTAAAGAAAAAATGTGGCCCATGACTCCCCACTCTCCTCAACCTACAgtgaattgtaaaaaatgatgggattttaaattgtaaagaGAAAATGTCGAATGTTCGTTATTGGAATGATTATCTGATCAGGACATTAAGCTTTGGTGACTCCTTGTTTTGCTAAATCGTCGAATTCAAAGCTTGAAAGctcaaatcataaaaatttgaaagcctACATCCCTACTCACTCCATAATACATATCGTAACGACGTCTTCTAAGATTAGATTGGGAAAATATAATGCCGAGTATCTTGATAGTAAGACGCCTTTACCTTAAGTCTGAACACCATATTTCTgtaaacattttcgaaaaaacaaaaaaaagcaccTTGTTGAAAAGATCAAGATCAAGCTTTTAAAAGTTCTATAAGACTtttgtaaacttaaaaaatagtgaaaattacCCCGAAAATGCTGATAAGTGTACACCTGAATGATTGCGGGACGGTTCTAAGGTTGAAAATCTTGTACAGAGAGGGCAAAATAAAAGTCTAATGAAAAATGATCGTGAGGTATCTACATCACTTGATTATCAATAATACCTACATGTTATAATAAAGtacatatgtttaaaaaaaatgaaaataagctATGAAACGTGAAAAAGTTAAACACCGACAATGgttggaaaatcgctcaagaaaagcaatcaggaatggtttctagctagaatgatgcttcctccgagtgctgtgatacgcacgtggtaaaagtacccattgaacatatgtcgaaaatcaacactaacttgatacaagaagatataccatgccccatcggaggctattcgtcacgtggctaatcgacggtgatcgacatacttggtgatacattttgaacgtcgctccttcaatcattcccgaacgtctattctcgcatcattgttgataatgctcgttattgatagacgatcattaatgtttcaaaaggaaaaatctgaataaataccaggaccacatgttaaaaaaagctgtagcacatgctggacagttcattgcggttacctagtcatgtttttgtccttctaggcaaagcgaaaaataaaaaatcatctgatagcctacatagatcgctcagaactgatacatatcagttatgtcctaaaggttgaaagtcgtcaaGGGAAAGAAATCAGCATAGAGACgatcgttgctgatagtctgcgtccttttttacctcatcatgtatcgcaaaagtgttttaaatacggaagcgtcgttgtcatgcatgattgtttgtatgatttggttgaagaaggaaaatttgactgctttgattttttggctctgaatgtagtcaagcatgactcggtgaaaatgattgattttcagaAGACTACACCGATGGCATAAGTACAATGATACgagtaagaaaattaaaattttaaaatgtgccaaattacgtaaacttttcaattctttttttcaaaatttatccggtgttacttaaacaattttgacggttcattaattgaaaagcacgatttttacaccactttttaacattttttttgtggtggtgatcttaaaaaatttcaaaaaatacaccCTTAAGTGAGCTACTAGCTACTAACTAGgattcaaccaaatcatctcaaagcttacactgatgcttggtggccTAAAAAAACTATGGAGCttgaagtcattttttgcagcggtctattgTCTACACAACTCCTAAACACCAAAAGCGTTAGGATAAAAACTGCATTTACttgaaattctgatttttattcaagaatcaCTTGGAAACAATCGATGTTTAAAGaacttaaatgttaaataacaaaaatttatgttcattaaCTACTAAGGTCTGTGTTTAACTTCCACCTCATTCTCACTAACCAGCGAATAAATGTACGAAGGTTTCGTAACAGATTCGGTTCTATTCGTTCTTGTCAATGAAAAGTTCAAATGGTTTGGATGCATATAATACATCTCATCCCCTTGTCCCATAGTCGGCATCATCTCACAACACAGACCTCCAAAATCCAGACGCTTCGCACAATCCTTGTCCCGGCCCTGCATCACGATACTTCTCGCAATCAAAGCTTTCCGGGCAGGGCCAACCCATTCACAGAACCACCTATTCCCGAATAGACTGGTACTTCTGAGTAATGGGAAGTGATCCGGAAATCCTTGGGTATATCTTAACGAATTTCCATGTAGCAGCAATCGATTGAGGGACCTAAATCGATTCGAACCTCGCACGGTTAGCACTTCCAAATTGTTATGGGAAAGATCCAGAACTAAAAGATGCCTGAGTTGGGCCAACAGTTCAACTGACACTTTGCTTAAATTGCAATTCTCCAGGGTGAGTCGTTGCAATGACTGCAGAAAGCTGATGTTTTCGGTTATCCCTTGTTGGGAAAGATCCGCCGACTGTATGGTTAGGTTTTTGAGCCTTCGGTTAACTTCCGGATAAATGTCAAAACTGGTCAAAACTATCTGGTCCAGCTTGAGCTCCTGAAGCTGATGCGAGTGAAATTCAACTTTTGGCACGTTTCCTTGCACCAAGTGCAACTTGACGATCTCTTCCGGCAGCTGCTGAAAATCAATCGCACTGAATTCGTCAAATGTTGACTGAACCATCATGATGAATTTACGCCCTCGAGGGAAGAAAAGAGTTTCATTTTGGTGGTGTGTTGTGTTGAATACGAAACATGCATCCGGGTGCCAGTTTTCCGGTGGATAAGTGCACTGTAGATCTTGAGAATAACACCACACAGCTGATAGAGAGAAAAGCCTACAGGAAAGTTAAAGTTGAATATGGTTTCAAAGAAACTAAATTTAGTTGATATTCACACAATACTTGCTTCAATAATAATCTTCATAGTTAATTTGGATCAATAGAACGTTGAGTTTCAACtgacagaaaaaagttttgaaacggTCATCAAAGCTCCAATGAAGCTGATAAGTCGGTGACCAGAGTTGTTTGTATTTGAATGGGGAAGGCACAACAggaaactttgaaaattcaaacatcaTAATAATCGAACATGCTCTtactagggtggtctaaccggttttactgaaaccggtaaaaccggtaaaaccgtccattttctcaataccgggtctgcttcatttaatattggaacaaattcttttgctcattgtggcgctcctagtggacggatttggaaacttttttcacccacgtgtcgagaaattcattacctttcaccatgtatttatgtcataacaccaaacgatagcattttgtaaacaagcgccatggaagccgaacagagagatcaaattgtgcacagttttcttgaaaatccattgttgtcggcatcgaagctagctaaacagcttaaaatgcccagaaataccgtatggcgtgttatcaagcagtacaaggaaacattgacgacggctcggaagccgcattcgaagcgtcggagtggaactgtcgaccggaaactgcgtgggaaagtcatcaaggccgtcaagaggtatcccaatctttcagaccgcgatttggccaataagttccaggccgctcacagtacggtgcgacgaattcgtctccgggaaggaataaggtcattccgagccagcaaacagccaaatcggacgctgaagcagaacaatgtggccagaatccgtgctcgaaagctgtacgaccaagtgctgaccaagttcgacggatgtaaagtctgcttcatttaatattggaacacaaacaattgcgtgtagttcagtcatttattaacgaattcataatttgtttttcatacaaatgtagcattttctttactctttcataaaaaaaattaaaaaaattattcattgctgtttcgaagaaattctcgtactcgtactcgtaagaaaactgtgcacaatttgatctctccgttcggcttccatggcggttgtttacaaaatgctatcgtttggtgttatgacataaatacatggtgaaaggtaatgaatttcccgacacgtgggtgaaaaaagtttccaaatccgtccactaggagcgtcacaatgagcaaaagaatttgttccaatattaaatgaagcagactttaccgacttttgggacggtaaaaaaccggtatttccggtaaatttttcatcattctatGATTCATCATTCTATGATTCATCATTCtaaaattgacacagctaagtgtttttttaccaaatatttatgagtacaaatactaaaattttgttctaaCAGCTTCAAAATTCAAGCTCAATCAACCTTACTGCAAGgtttatgtgagatttgattattgctaaaacttgtcgatgtaactttttaaatcaaagctttatcatgaaactttacacatttcagttcagctatcgaactaacgcaccacaacatttaaagactgtacGCGTGTACAATGTACAAGAAATATAAGATTACTTCACAATAaccactaaattttttattgataagctggaattaaaaaaaaattgcaaaaatgttataatcTATAAACAGTCAAGTTTATCACAATCGTTCTAAGCGGTGCCGGGCTTATACAAACTtgcaatttaaaatgaaaaatattgaaaactgattagaaatttcctaatttgtttcaaaacataaaatgtttcaacagagtcagcattCAAGCACATGTTAACATCAATTCTAACATCAGTTCTTACGAAACTTTTAACAGAGTCAGCATTTAAACACATGTTAGACtgtttgtatgaatttttttatcaatattttcaagataaccgatggattttatttttaacgctgttgaagcattttcttttttcaggcaaagcagtaacaaagtttttataaatttgcaacattATTATAGCAACAGAGcgtatggatcagatccaaacaattatattttttgctgaatttttactggtttttcattttgatagatttttatttctatttgttcGCTTCATTTTTGGGAATGCAAACTTAATGCGATCACGATCTAGGTTACAAGGAAAACATCCGTCATTTAGATAGTAATAATCTGTAATTCTGTgagtcaaccaaaaactttgtgacagtgttttgagttttgtttattaattcGTTAAGTCattgtttcaacgaaaaatctttttgtatacCAATTTCATGAAAGACTATATAAACTTCAACTTAATCCGTAAAATCTGTTCTTAAATGTGAATACTGTTTTACAGAGTATAGGGccaaatttcgttgaaaataatatgaaacttCTAGAATTTCCGCAACCTCACagcgaaattataataataaaatgcaGATGAGAAATATAATGATTATCGTGAGGATGATGATAGATTTACGACAAAGGGGCAATTTAAAGGCACAATTCCATTTTTCCATTGGAAATTTTGCTAAATCtattaagttttaaattctgagcattttatgccattatTACTGCAATTAGCCGAAACCCTTTCATGCATCcgatatactttgaaaaataccggtttcaccggttttatcggttttatgaATTAcgaataccgaaataccggatttgaaaaaaaaaccggtaaatccgaccaccctaggCTCTTACTAGGCCTGAACCAAAGATTTCTGCTTCTGTATGTAATAATTTAGaattgtttttctattcggTTTATTAACAAGATTCTATCCAGTTGGTGTATTGTACATTAGGGTGGTCTAAATTAGAGTTATAGTCCGGAATCAAATACTGGGGGCTGAAATCTTTCTATAGCCTGAATTTCAGCTCATGTGATTATCTCTAGGGGGTGGCTTAACGACccttaagtttgtatggaaattaaaaatccagttttttggCTCTAACATTAAAGCAGATGCATCGATTGGtctacaaattttgtttttttttaaccatacgTAATTTCACACGACCTTTAGAGTTAATCGAATGAGCTGAAATTGTCATGGGGCCTGTTGGCAGGCCTAGGAGCGATTTCAGcatccaaattttttgtttcgaaacattatgataaaaatctaaaatctatactcaaaagtattaaattaaataatatttattgaataGAAGACAACATTAACATTACGGAATGCCATTTTATGTAAACGGAATCATGTGATTTGCACTTTTTCAATTTATAGACATTTCTACTATGTTTTGTGAATCAATAGATCTTGGACCATCCAATAAGGAAAAAAAGTATGGCCTTTAAGTGCTAGATAATCTTTTTCAGAAAACCGAATTCAGAAACAAGTTGTGTATAATTATtatgctatttttattttctttatttttaaaagatataCATCGTCTTAGCTGATTTCAGCTATACAGACTTTTGTAATGATTGCATCATCTTCTTCAAAACATCAGAATAAatcttcagaataaaaaaacttcCTGAGACAATTGCTGTTACACTGAACTTTTAAAGACGAAGAATACAACAGGCGGAAGAAAAGCAACAGGAAGCTGAAAATGAGAGATAAGTCAAATAAATTAGAAGCTGAGCGCAAGTGGAAGATGATTGAAGTCAGGAATACTTAGCATATCGCAACTTAGGAATAAcccttcaaaatcaaaaactgaATTCATATAAACTGTATAAGAAAGATTCCTCTGTATTTTTTGCTTCTCTATTTGTAATGCTCTGTATCTTCTTTCATGTAGGGATTCACTGAAACGTATTCAGCTAACTCTACAATCAACCGAAGTTTCGGGAAAATACTTCAGTTCAAAGTTGTCCCACCTTAGCTTTTATAAAGAATAATAAAGTTTTGTTACGGCTCACTTTTATCGACTTTCTCATTTTCCCGTATTACGCTTATTGGtactaaaagttcaaatattaatttctttGATTAGGAGGAGGGAATGACTAAAGTTTAGGCcagggtgagcaaccttttgacaCAATGGGccaatttgagttttaaatGTTATCAGtgggccgcacttaaaataaTACTGATTCTTTCTTTTAACAACTTTATTTACTCATTCTGGCTAATCGCTGCAAACAGAGGTGAATGCACCTAAAAAGCGATCTAAATTATTTACGGACAAATGGTAAACGatagaaatttgacttcttcacaacatttcatattttttgatgatctataaaattcttgaaagaaaaaagttatttttccacctggaagggaaataaaaaaaaatatttcttcaaataataAGTTAAGAGAcatgatgtcttcacaaaaggtGTAGATTTGATTATTGtaagaaactttgttgaagacaacTTAAGAccgcatgaaaatcataaaaattacgagcattttaaaataatacaacAAATATTGAGTTATTATTGCATGtcttttttagtatacgattaacaaatttgatatatttgagaatgttgttcaaattattgaaacacacaattttgttcAACATGTCAAATGCATATTTCTATTAAGAAATGatatacaaaatattaaaattatgccttttttcaataagttttaaccttaagagttcggccgagttcatataatttttgattgagttttgttggttaagttattggctttccgtTGATATATAAattgaacataagtttttgatagattgtttgaaaactagcaatcaataatgAGCTTTTTCATAAGTCTCTAAATTAATcatatttagaaatttatttttaatttccctTCCAGGtagaaaaattactttttttttcaagaatttgatagatcatcgaaaaatatgaaaatgttgtGAAAACATGAAATGTCTGCCGTTTACCGTTTGtacgcaaataattttgtttgctttttagGTGTATTTACCCCAGTATGCGCTGTTAAGCCTTTCATTGCCCCATTGGATTGAATAATCATTAcaatagaaatttttcaaataaacatcaACCTTTTATAACtttgaagttttgtttaaaaatacactaaaaacaaaaatttgagtcGAACCACCAGCCGGAATCAATTAACGTTAGTTGatggttgttttttaaaaatttaattttttttattgattttatcttctttgcaactatttgtttttctaaaactaTGCATCACTTGCACACATTTTTGAAGGTCTTTCACGACTTATAAAAGTCGGTGGCACTTCCATTTGAAAGTCTCTAACGATAACTAACGGTCagacattttatttaaattggaaATCCCTGTCTTATTAGCGTTCGACATTGAATCGTTaacgaattttaatttatttttctgtgCATATTTTAGAGAAgtcaacaatttaaattttgagttctaAATAACATTAAAGCATTGGGCAAAGTTTGAAGCTTCCATACTTTtaaggtttttgaaattttgtcacaaAACCCAGTTTACAGTTTTGATACCTAtttctagatattttttaaacaatttccgaAGGagttcccgatcaggagagcatatcaaaataataactcaaacgtatctcaccaagatatttacatctgattcagttattattaagtactttaaattttcgattttaagtttctccaatctgaattatatcttattctgattgacagtcTTGAATGGAGTTGAGCTCATctatatatgacccattccagcgtgacgtcacaacgtttgcaaaacaattttttggtatattgtatgtaagttttacaggtcatatcgcacattgttaaaaattgtacattataaggtcaaaatttaattctctacaatttgaaaccaaaagtatttgtatggaataaatagttaacaaaatataagcaaaaggaatcgtgacgtcacaacgcgcctcttttcccacttttcagttttttttacgacgccgcaattttctgctcttctatttgctcaaattttatgaaaatttcaggaaagtatcgattcattacaaccaataaatcgctgtttttaattttttcaaattttgatttcaatttattttagagcgattcagttttgtgacgtcacaacgcaccattttttgaaagcagggttttgcaaagcgttgtgacgtcacgaaattttaacGTTacctacatgaaataaatcaaagtgtaatcttaaaatgaatgcttaatttacttaaaatgcttaaaaacttaataaataatgtgatttggtgatgaaatcgatccatttacttctaaaaattaaaaagaattcaattattcaattttttttgtgcgatcatgtAAATATTGTTTAcaacaaaactaaaactaggaaatatttattcgtaaaagcgttgaaatgtgtttttgaatctttttaatctttaattgcaaaggaaaggaaaaataaatgataattttaatgccttcgatcttttcaaagaCACTAGAGTGtctaaatcagccatctaatgaaaatcttataagttgcaagcttaaaCAGATCCTAAGCCtaacacaaagtccagtgccaaatttggggattggcccacggaaatagaggacacaatgagcctaaaatttgtatggaattatgagaaattgggtttggaaggacattaaaaccaagttatgcaccaatttctgaagtccctatcggctgattttttttaaattttagtcattcacaaaactttcattatgacaaatagtttatctcaagatcccatttcgacaatggttaagttaaaaaggtttttgagtttcaaaaattggcttctgatgggtcaaatacaaaaagtacctgaatgatcgttaatcgacgctaattttgaaagttatagctgttttatgataactctaatcgaaaagcgttcctcagatgaaattttgtcataatcaaagctttaaaatactcaaattaaaaaaaaataattggttgataaagacctgaattattgacgaaaaacataattccatacaaacttcaggtgcgttgcgcaaccccttcccttagaataatctgaccctaattttgcatgagaccttgtgctagtacatatttgaatttatttaattttgtaattcagtttaaagtctcttttgtgagattttatgtgaacacggggttcgatttggattttctagtgacattctttgaggtggaaatttcaataagggcagttttctattaaaataatttaattaattttatcaattaattttctatgaaaatcttatgaattttttaataaaa
This genomic interval from Uranotaenia lowii strain MFRU-FL unplaced genomic scaffold, ASM2978415v1 HiC_scaffold_241, whole genome shotgun sequence contains the following:
- the LOC129759674 gene encoding uncharacterized protein LOC129759674, which encodes MKTLEQRLRRESLDKRNQIVKALAASSHGGSILGSVASSSRDSRSKVQSWLDKSESGKEEEFPTDMGLQVSPISAAHRSAISNCSKIPVPTNHSFVRSHVLNSKSQTPVALYRPAAPRTRLTQEQIAARQVLGKEHLIFDGNPEEWPIFISHFEQSTSDCGFTDTENMLRLQKCLRGPAFEAVRSRLYLPSDVPLVISSLRTFFGRPVLVIKSLLNKIHQVPPPKLDRLDTLMHFALAVQNFVGSLIAGEQREYLADPILVQELVEKLPVPWQMEWAAFEIQHQSVTLETFGKFMSVLMTMASRVSFKSPNFGNITRSDSNKRKPKETGLLYTHAPESDPPKATDVALQVRHRPSKPCFCCGREGHRVAECPQFKAASVDDRYKLVQLKKLCRTCLNSHGKWPCGSWTGCGVEGCRHKHHTLLHPSANNNQNVSFSASHVSSEDLTWTLFRVVPVVLYGKNRSQLIFAFIDEGSSYTLLEESVANQLDVDGPKQPLTLQWTGNVTREEQQSQLVELNISAKNSTRQYQLNHVRTVRSLMIPSQTLKYRELSRRFPHLRGLPVEDFELVQPQLLIGLDHLRLCVPLKLREGGPKDPIGAKCRLGWSIYGCVSGNPTTPAVINLHLGAISDPDREMNEQLRDYFELESSGVKIPNSILDTEDDKRARQLLQETTRRLESGIGFETGLLWKTDDLNFPDSYPMASRREECLERRFARDPQLEAKVREQIADYVRKGYAHQATLEELTSVPPERVWYLPLGVVTNAKKPGKIRLIWDAAAKVGGTSFNSNLLKGPDLLTPLLQVLYQFRQFPVAVCGDLMEMFLQIKIRFPDCQSQRFLFREHPTAEPKVYIIDVATFGSTCSPSSAQFIKNLNAQELASEYPRAAVAIANNTYVDDYLGSFMSIDEAVEVVNEIKLVHSKGGFTLRRFLSNEAEVLRGIAEFAEIEDKVLTLERGEKSESVLGIKWLPKDDVFIYSFALRDDLKQILNEQHIPTKREVLKVVMSLFDPLGFISFFLVHGKIIMQDIWARGTQWDENIPQDLNVRWREWTNLFPDLGKVRIPRCYFPSPFPKNLENLQIHVFVDASEAAFSSVAYFRLEMDGVVQVALIGSKTKVAPLKTVSIPRLELKSAVLGTRLLNTISSQHTFRIGHRYMWSDAGVCLAWIRSKDHRKYHQFVSVRVGEILMSTDPRDWRWVPSKMNVADQATKWKEGPQLSMQNPWFRAPEFLYEPEKRWPKERTVQTTSEDLRTVHLNLGHFSPNPAIIDTTRFDSWIKLLRTTAFTFRYIDNFKRDLVDEPLELGLLTQKELERAERLLWRIAQAESYPEEIALLSETQGPPESRHRVVKKSSKIYKYWPFLDEDGVLRMRGRIGAAPFAPTEAKFPTILPRKNYITFLIVDRYHRSFRHANRETIVNEIRQRYEIPKLRSLVYKVAQKCSWCQVMKARPRPPAMAPLPKFRLTAFVRPFTSVGLDYFGPVLVKVGRRNEKRWVALFTCLTIRAVHLEVVHSLSTESCIMAVRRFVARRGPPKEFWTDNATCFQGASNILKEEIAAKTNALALTFTSAETSWKFIPPATPHMGGAWERLVRSVKVASGAILETSRKPDDETLETILYEAEAMINSRPLTYIPLESADQEALTPNHFILGSSTGAKILPTEPIDYRTTLRSSWKLAQYITDQFWTRWLKEYLPMISRRTKWFEETKDLEVGDLVMMPDGAVRNRWTRGRVQQVFPGRDGRVREVIVRTTSGTLRKAASKLAVLDVVERCEPDAMVPDLHQGSRAGECDDGVPRRRNTAQRDAALTDEIDRRQEELSPVKKRQVDIV